In Halobaculum sp. XH14, a single genomic region encodes these proteins:
- a CDS encoding 4Fe-4S dicluster domain-containing protein, whose protein sequence is MGIDPNFEESRERVGEENGLDVWGPVDEPEQLGIHGSHVAVDYDICVADGACLENCPVDVFDWVDTPGHPASETKVEPTREDQCIDCMLCVDICPVDAIDVDASRA, encoded by the coding sequence ATGGGAATCGATCCGAATTTCGAGGAGAGCCGCGAGCGGGTCGGCGAGGAGAACGGCCTCGACGTGTGGGGCCCCGTCGACGAGCCGGAGCAACTCGGCATCCACGGCAGCCACGTCGCCGTCGACTACGACATCTGCGTCGCTGACGGCGCCTGCCTCGAGAACTGCCCGGTCGACGTGTTCGACTGGGTCGACACGCCCGGCCATCCGGCCAGCGAGACGAAGGTCGAGCCGACCCGCGAGGACCAGTGTATCGACTGCATGCTCTGTGTCGACATCTGCCCGGTCGACGCCATCGACGTGGATGCGTCGCGGGCCTGA
- a CDS encoding (Fe-S)-binding protein gives MQTDQVTRETFWTVGPVGKAVFYFLAAVAILFFLYGTYRRFARYAEGTEDWFDRLDHLPGRVLDAAGVVLSNRGQFDRDPYAGVMHAFILWGFLTLLIGTAIIGFDIDVWRPVTGSSFFVGDFYLSYSFVMDAMGLLFVVGVGMAIWRRYRHREGRLWGKHTSLEDDAFVWTLFLLGTGGYVLEAFRIVGTAEVTASGVQFIAFERVSFVGFFLAGAFAELGLRPGFAETLYHWTWWSHALLAFAFIAYVPAAKPFHMLSSFANVVTRDEKAGVRLPGVPEDAGPEEIGYGSIEDISWRHILDQDACTKCGRCSSVCPAKASGRPLDPRDVILDLKSYREDLDAGRTDEVEIVADGGDSVVAAETMESCMSCMACMDACPVDIEHVPEFTQMNRRLTETGQMDEMVQDAMMNVFQNGNTFGDPARKRPDWTDDLEFEVPDAREEDVEFLWYVGEYPSYDERNRRVARSLATLFERAGVSYGILYEDEQHDGNDVRRVGEEGLFEMLVEDNVEAFESSTFEKVVTTDPHSMNTFRNEYPEVSEFDDPVFHYTEVVENLVEQGRLGLDGTELDYVATYHDPCHLGRMNEVYEAPRELIRATGVELSEMPRNRADSFCCGGGGGGLWMDFEEDPKPSEERLREALEDTDAGAAVEKFVVACPMCGTMYEDGRKTGDFEDDIEVIDVAELLCEALAAKGAVATDAAGDASPTAAD, from the coding sequence ATGCAAACCGACCAGGTCACTCGCGAGACGTTCTGGACGGTCGGTCCGGTCGGGAAGGCCGTCTTCTACTTCCTCGCGGCGGTCGCCATCCTGTTCTTCCTCTACGGCACCTACCGTCGGTTCGCCCGCTACGCCGAGGGCACCGAGGACTGGTTCGACCGCCTCGACCACCTCCCCGGGCGCGTCCTCGACGCCGCCGGAGTCGTCCTCTCGAACCGGGGGCAGTTCGACCGCGACCCGTACGCCGGCGTGATGCACGCGTTCATCCTCTGGGGGTTCCTGACGCTGCTCATCGGCACCGCCATCATCGGCTTCGACATCGACGTCTGGCGGCCCGTCACCGGCAGTTCGTTCTTCGTCGGCGACTTCTACCTCTCGTATTCGTTCGTCATGGACGCGATGGGCCTGCTGTTCGTCGTCGGCGTCGGCATGGCCATCTGGCGGCGCTACCGCCACCGCGAGGGCCGCCTCTGGGGGAAACACACGTCGCTGGAGGACGACGCGTTCGTCTGGACGCTGTTCCTGCTCGGGACGGGCGGCTACGTGCTGGAGGCGTTCCGCATCGTCGGCACCGCCGAGGTTACCGCGTCGGGGGTCCAGTTCATCGCCTTCGAGCGGGTGTCGTTCGTCGGCTTCTTCCTGGCCGGCGCCTTCGCGGAACTCGGCCTCCGTCCCGGCTTCGCGGAGACGCTGTACCACTGGACCTGGTGGAGCCACGCGCTGCTCGCGTTCGCGTTCATCGCGTACGTCCCGGCCGCCAAGCCGTTCCACATGCTCTCCAGTTTCGCCAACGTCGTCACCCGCGACGAGAAGGCCGGCGTGCGCCTGCCGGGCGTGCCGGAGGACGCGGGGCCCGAGGAGATCGGCTACGGCTCCATCGAGGACATCTCGTGGCGGCACATTCTCGACCAGGACGCCTGCACGAAGTGTGGCCGCTGTTCGTCCGTCTGTCCCGCGAAGGCCTCCGGCCGGCCGCTGGACCCCCGCGACGTCATCCTCGACCTGAAGTCCTACCGCGAGGACCTGGACGCGGGCCGGACCGACGAGGTCGAGATCGTCGCCGACGGCGGCGACTCGGTCGTCGCCGCGGAGACGATGGAGTCGTGCATGTCCTGCATGGCCTGCATGGACGCCTGCCCGGTCGACATCGAGCACGTCCCGGAGTTCACGCAGATGAACCGCCGGCTGACCGAGACGGGCCAGATGGACGAGATGGTCCAGGACGCGATGATGAACGTGTTCCAGAACGGGAACACCTTCGGCGACCCGGCCCGGAAGCGCCCGGACTGGACCGACGACCTCGAGTTCGAGGTGCCCGACGCCCGCGAGGAGGACGTCGAGTTCCTCTGGTACGTCGGCGAGTATCCGAGCTACGACGAGCGCAACCGGCGGGTCGCCCGCTCGCTCGCCACGCTGTTCGAGCGCGCCGGCGTCTCCTACGGCATCCTCTACGAGGACGAGCAGCACGACGGCAACGACGTGCGCCGCGTCGGCGAGGAGGGCCTGTTCGAGATGCTCGTCGAGGACAACGTCGAGGCGTTCGAGTCGTCCACGTTCGAGAAGGTGGTCACGACCGACCCCCACTCGATGAACACGTTCCGGAACGAGTACCCCGAGGTGAGCGAGTTCGACGACCCGGTGTTCCACTACACGGAGGTCGTCGAGAACCTCGTCGAGCAGGGACGGCTCGGCCTCGACGGGACGGAACTCGACTACGTCGCCACCTACCACGACCCGTGTCACCTCGGCCGGATGAACGAGGTGTACGAGGCACCCCGCGAACTGATCCGCGCGACGGGCGTCGAACTCTCCGAGATGCCGCGCAACCGCGCCGACTCGTTCTGCTGTGGCGGCGGCGGGGGCGGCCTCTGGATGGACTTCGAGGAGGACCCGAAGCCGAGCGAGGAGCGACTCCGCGAGGCGCTCGAGGACACCGACGCGGGCGCCGCCGTCGAGAAGTTCGTCGTCGCCTGCCCGATGTGCGGGACGATGTACGAGGACGGCCGCAAGACCGGCGACTTCGAGGACGACATCGAGGTGATCGACGTCGCGGAACTGCTCTGTGAGGCACTGGCGGCGAAGGGTGCGGTGGCGACCGATGCGGCGGGGGACGCGTCGCCGACGGCCGCGGACTGA
- a CDS encoding conditioned medium-induced protein 4 has protein sequence MDEKTAELRDIFIDATGSDTVTENQEESPGSLADESADDGGRVRELVATMRERYEFASDLPDEAMETVVRLYHDGADDASIADDLDVGEAKVFDARMDLHLVREADRDAPVGMELLRSMYVEEFPLAEIADRFDSDEGTIEHYLSVVEADLESTRANDRFRDEFAELLSDADLSGGLTDEAHEDGLREATEDMETDVSF, from the coding sequence ATGGACGAGAAGACGGCCGAGCTCCGGGACATCTTCATCGACGCCACCGGTTCGGACACGGTGACGGAGAACCAGGAGGAGTCGCCCGGCTCGCTGGCGGACGAGTCGGCCGACGACGGGGGCCGCGTGCGGGAGCTCGTCGCAACGATGCGCGAGCGCTACGAGTTCGCGTCCGACCTCCCGGACGAGGCCATGGAGACGGTCGTCCGGCTGTACCACGACGGGGCCGACGACGCCTCCATCGCCGACGACCTCGACGTCGGCGAGGCCAAGGTGTTCGACGCCCGGATGGACCTCCACCTCGTGCGGGAGGCCGACCGCGACGCCCCGGTCGGGATGGAACTCCTCAGGTCGATGTACGTCGAGGAGTTCCCGCTGGCGGAGATCGCGGACCGGTTCGACAGCGACGAGGGGACGATCGAACACTACCTGTCGGTCGTCGAGGCCGACCTGGAGTCGACCCGGGCGAACGATCGCTTCCGGGACGAGTTCGCCGAACTGCTCTCCGATGCGGATCTCTCGGGCGGGCTCACCGACGAGGCCCACGAGGACGGCCTTCGGGAGGCGACCGAGGACATGGAGACTGACGTTTCCTTCTGA
- a CDS encoding CRISPR-associated protein Cas4: MPAADLVAFSDLARAAYCPRQLYYVRREDREPPSEATERIDLAFRYPELRAADDAALRTEPVDRPPDEYRGAMDLLAGREEWADLTDPAATRTLLEGKDCRGIAHKVLEPDDESPVPTIVSPGDPPEQGVWEPQAVRAVAAAKALAWERQREVPRAFLEYPTHGVVREVRLTVRKKATYRRVLRTVTTMDGPPPRLTGSDKCDSCHYREQCGVKTRSLRSWLGL; encoded by the coding sequence ATGCCCGCCGCCGACCTCGTCGCGTTCTCGGACCTCGCCAGGGCCGCCTACTGCCCGCGACAGCTCTACTACGTCCGGCGCGAGGACCGGGAACCGCCGAGCGAGGCGACCGAGCGCATCGACCTCGCGTTCCGATACCCCGAGTTGCGTGCGGCCGACGACGCGGCGTTGCGGACGGAGCCGGTCGATCGTCCCCCCGACGAGTACCGTGGGGCGATGGACCTGCTCGCCGGCCGCGAGGAGTGGGCCGACCTGACCGACCCGGCGGCGACGCGGACGCTGCTGGAGGGGAAGGACTGCCGCGGGATCGCCCACAAGGTGCTCGAACCGGACGACGAGTCGCCGGTCCCGACGATCGTCTCCCCCGGCGATCCGCCCGAGCAGGGGGTCTGGGAGCCGCAGGCGGTCCGCGCCGTCGCGGCCGCCAAGGCGCTCGCGTGGGAGCGTCAGCGGGAGGTCCCGAGGGCGTTCCTCGAGTATCCGACCCACGGCGTCGTCCGGGAGGTTCGGCTCACCGTTCGCAAGAAGGCGACATACCGGCGCGTGCTCCGAACGGTCACGACGATGGACGGTCCGCCGCCGCGGCTCACGGGCAGCGACAAGTGTGACTCGTGCCACTATCGGGAGCAGTGCGGGGTGAAGACGCGGAGCCTGCGCTCGTGGCTCGGCCTCTGA